One Vigna unguiculata cultivar IT97K-499-35 chromosome 7, ASM411807v1, whole genome shotgun sequence genomic region harbors:
- the LOC114191467 gene encoding INO80 complex subunit D-like, translating to MNRITVPMDEPKPSYLTRSQLLKRRFQNLKRLSKCYRDLYWHLMEDVKTLYRHYLYHYALNPFSHFHLPTCAFLGCNLNPMPFTSFCHFHILSDSNQNLYKPCNYLIKGAEAEPITCGKPILRSIVPALCTVHSHKAQKHLARTLKRNSSNIGPKFHALVSEYVKHIQARRRKDQRENKSKTVFKDKMMAG from the exons ATGAACCGAATCACAGTTCCAATGGATGAGCCTAAGCCTTCTTACCTTACTCGGTCTCAACTTCTGAAACGGCGATTCCAGAATCTGAAGCGTCTCTCAAAGTGTTACAGGGACCTCTATTGGCACCTGATGGAAGACGTGAAGACCCTCTACAGACACTACCTTTATCACTATGCTCTCAACCCTTTTAGCCATTTCCACCTTCCCACATGTGCTTTCCTCGGTTGCAACCTCAACCCCATGCCTTTCACTTCCTTTTGCCACTTTCACATTCTCTCCGATTCCAACCAGAACCTCTATAAGCCCTGCAATTATCTTATCAAAgg TGCAGAAGCTGAACCCATAACTTGTGGCAAACCCATTCTGAGATCCATTGTTCCAGCTCTTTGCACTGTCCACTCTCACAAGGCTCAGAAGCACCTTGCCAGGACTTTGAAGAGGAACAGTAGCAACATCGGTCCTAAATTTCATGCCTTGGTGTCAGAATACGTAAAACACATTCAAGCGAGAAGAAGAAAGGATCAACGggaaaacaaaagtaaaactGTGTTCAAAGACAAAATGATGGCTGG gtAG
- the LOC114192124 gene encoding CMP-sialic acid transporter 3-like, with the protein MKNGMIECSVCHSKLVSPSAKTISRAYDRHKNRITSKQRVLNVFLVVGDCVLVGFQPILVYMSKVDGKFNFSPISVNFLTEVTKVFFAIVMLILQARNQKVGEKPLLSISTFVQAARSNALLAVPALLYAINNYLKFIMQLYFNPATVKMLSNLKVLVIALLLKVIMKRQFSVIQWEALALLLIGISVNQLRSLPEGTTALGLPVTMGAYLYTLIFVTVPSLASVYNEYALKSQYDTSIYLQNLFLYGYGAIFNFLGILGTVIFKGPSSFDILQGHSKATMLLIANNAAQGILSSFFFKYADTILKKYSSTVATIFTGIASAVLFGHTLTMNFVIGISIVFISMHQFFSPLSKAKDEQNGVLELHDVHDRQRSKDSFLNMAAGANEEASHRVGHDERQPLLPS; encoded by the exons ATGAAGAACGGGATGATAGAATGCAGTGTTTGCCATTCCAAATTGGTTTCCCCTTCCGCCAAAACTATCTCAAGGGCTTATGATCGCCACAAAAATAGGATAACATCCAAGCAACGTGTACTCAATGTCTTTTTGGTTGTTGGTGATTGTGTTCTTGTAGGCTTCCAG CCTATCCTTGTCTATATGTCCAAGGTGGATGGGAAGTTCAATTTTAGCCCAATTAGTGTTAATTTTTTGACCGAGGTTACAAAGGTTTTCTTTGCTATTGTTATGCTTATTCTCCAG GCTAGGAATCAAAAAGTTGGAGAGAAGCCCCTTCTATCAATTTCTACATTTGTGCAG GCAGCTCGCAGCAATGCCCTTCTAGCAGTTCCTGCACTTCTGTATGCTATAAACAACTATCTGAAGTTTATCATGCAG CTTTATTTTAACCCTGCTACTGTGAAGATGTTAAGTAATTTGAAG GTTTTAGTAATAGCACTTTTGCTAAAGGTCATTATGAAGCGCCAGTTTTCCGTCATTCAG TGGGAAGCTCTTGCTCTCTTGCTCATTGGTATAAGTGTTAATCAGCTAAGATCTTTACCTGAAGGAACCACAGCTCTGGGTCTTCCTGTCACAATGGGTGCATATCTCTATACATTGATCTTT GTCACTGTTCCATCATTGGCCTCTGTTTATAATGAGTACGCATTGAAGAGCCAATATGATACAAGCATTTATCTGCAG AACCTATTCTTATATGGATATGGAGCTATATTCAATTTTCTTGGGATACTTGGGACTGTTATTTTCAAAG GGCCTAGCAGCTTTGATATCCTACAAGGTCATTCAAAAGCCACAATGCTATTGATCGCAAACAACGCTGCTCAAGGGATTTTAtcctctttcttcttcaaaTATGCAG ATACAATTTTGAAGAAGTACTCATCAACGGTAGCCACAATCTTTACCGGTATAGCATCTGCTGTACTATTTGGACATACTTTAACAATGAACTTCGTTATCGGCATTTCTATTGTATTCATCTCAATGCACCAG TTCTTTTCACCACTTTCAAAAGCTAAAGATGAACAGAACGGTGTGCTGGAACTGCATGATGTTCATGACAGACAAAG ATCAAAGGATTCCTTTCTAAATATGGCAGCTGGAGCAAATGAGGAG GCCTCTCATCGCGTGGGACATGATGAAAGACAGCCACTTCTTCCCTCCTAG
- the LOC114191668 gene encoding transcription factor TGA6-like → MPSFNSQQPNSNACYTEGSTVDSFRLSDFDQSVGYRIEDAVALSGNSILDSLKVSSQTISRGPIQLGSFDKLPTSLDKSILTNQTERQSLQFQKVHTSNLVTGDTEHQEEFAMADASPRTDISTDADTDDKNPQFDRSQALAAVASDSSDRSKDKTDQKTLRRLAQNREAARKSRLRKKAYVQQLESSRLKLTQLEQELQRARQQGVFISSSGDQAHSMSGNGAMAFDAEYARWLEEQNRQVNELRAAVNSHAGDTELCMIIDGVMAHYDEIFRLKANAAKADVFHLLSGMWKTPAERCFLWLGGFRSSELLKLLVNQLEPLTEQQLVGITNLQQSSQQAEDALSQGMEALQQSLSETLSTGSLGSSGSSGNVANYMGQMAMAMGKLGTLEGFIKQADNLRQQTLQQIHRILTTRQSARALLAIHDYFSRLRALSSLWLARPRD, encoded by the exons ACTCAATTTTAGACTCACTTAAAGTAAGTAGCCAGACAATTTCTCGAGGTCCTATTCAACTTGGTTCCTTTGATAAG ttgcCAACTTCACTTGACAAAAGCATATTAACAAACCAAACAGAGCGGCAAAGCTTGCAATTCCAAAAGGTTCACACATCAAATTTAGTTACTGGTGATACAGAACACCAGGAAGAGTTTGCCATGGCTGATGCCAGTCCTAGAACTGATATTTCTACAGATGCTGACACTGACGATAAGAATCCACAG TTTGATAGAAGTCAGGCCCTTGCTGCTGTGGCTTCTGACTCCAGTGACAGATCAAAGGATAAAACAGATCAGAAG ACTCTCCGCAGGCTTGCTCAGAATCGTGAGGCTGCAAGAAAAAGCCGACTGAGAAAGAAA GCTTATGTTCAACAGCTGGAAAGTAGTCGTTTAAAGCTGACCCAACTGGAGCAAGAGCTTCAGCGAGCTAGGCAGCAG GGAGTCTTTATATCAAGTTCAGGTGATCAAGCGCATTCAATGAGTGGAAATG GGGCCATGGCATTTGATGCAGAGTATGCAAGGTGGCTGGAAGAGCAGAATCGACAAGTTAATGAGCTAAGAGCAGCTGTAAATTCTCACGCAGGTGATACAGAACTCTGCATGATTATCGATGGTGTAATGGCACATTATGATGAGATATTTAGGCTGAAGGCCAATGCAGCTAAGGCTGATGTCTTCCATTTGTTGTCTGGCATGTGGAAAACACCAGCCGAGAGGTGTTTCCTATGGCTTGGAGGTTTTCGGTCTTCTGAACTCCTCAAG CTGCTGGTAAATCAGTTAGAACCTCTAACAGAGCAGCAGTTAGTGGGTATCACAAACTTGCAGCAATCTTCCCAACAGGCAGAAGATGCATTGTCTCAGGGCATGGAAGCATTGCAGCAATCCCTTTCTGAGACATTATCCACTGGATCACTTGGCTCCTCTGGTTCATCAGGGAATGTGGCCAATTACATGGGTCAAATGGCTATGGCCATGGGCAAATTAGGGACACTTGAGGGCTTCATTAAGCAG GCTGACAATCTGCGGCAGCAAACACTGCAACAGATTCATCGGATACTGACAACTCGGCAATCTGCACGAGCACTGCTGGCAATACATGACTACTTTTCTAGGCTGCGTGCTCTTAGCTCTCTTTGGCTTGCTCGCCCAAGAGACTGA
- the LOC114191667 gene encoding inositol transporter 1-like, which produces MTTRMQSAPGSSGYLDVYPDRKISFFKSPFILGLTAVAGIGGMLFGYDTGVISGALLYIKDDFETVKQSNFLQETIVSMAIAGAIVGAATGGWINDVYGRKKATLIADVIFILGAIGMAAATDPTVLILGRLLVGLGVGVASVTAPVYIAEASPSEIRGSLVSTNVLMITGGQFLSYLVNLAFTRVRGTWRWMLGVSAVPAVVQFFLMLSLPESPRWLFMKNRKNEAVDVLSKIYDIDRLEDEVDFLTALSEQDRQRRKNIKFGDVFRSEEVRLAFLVGAGLQAFQQFIGINTVMYYSPTIVQMAGFRSNEVALLLSLIVAAMNAAGTILGIYLIDHAGRKKLALSSLGGVFASLIILSVSFLNQSSKELYGWLAVLGLVLYIAFFAPGMGPVPWTMNSEIYPEEYRGICGGMSATVCWVSNLIVSQSFLSVADAIGTGSTFLILAAITVFAFLFVLLYVPETKGLTFDEVELIWKERARGHNADSQTLLAEGTQN; this is translated from the exons ATGACGACGAGAATGCAATCGGCACCAGGAAGCTCAGGGTATTTGGATGTGTATCCCGACCGAAAAATCTCGTTTTTTAAGAGTCCTTTTATTCTCGGACTCACTGCTGTCGCTGGTATTGGTGGCATGCTTTTTGGCTACGACACGG GTGTCATATCAGGAGCACTTTTGTATATTAAAGATGATTTTGAAACAGTTAAACAAAGTAATTTTCTTCAG GAAACAATAGTGAGCATGGCAATTGCTGGTGCAATAGTTGGAGCAGCAACAGGAGGATGGATAAATGATGTTTATGGACGAAAGAAGGCCACTCTGATTGCtgatgtaatatttattttaggagCAATTGGCATGGCAGCTGCAACAGACCCTACTGTTCTCATTCTGGGACGTTTATTGGTTGGTTTGGGTGTTGGTGTTGCATCTGTTACTGCTCCTGTGTACATTGCAGAAGCATCACCATCTGAAATAAGAGGCTCATTAGTAAGCACAAATGTTCTCATGATAACTGGTGGACAGTTTCTTTCCTACCTCGTAAATCTTGCTTTCACACGG GTTCGTGGGACATGGCGATGGATGCTTGGGGTTTCAGCTGTGCCAGCAGTGGTTCAGTTTTTTCTCATGCTTTCTCTACCCGAATCCCCAAGATGGCTCTTTATGAAG AACAGGAAAAATGAAGCTGTTGATGTGCTTTCCAAGATCTATGACATCGATCGCTTGGAGGATGAAGTTGATTTCTTAACGGCTTTGTCAGAGCAAGATCGCCAAAGAAGGAAGAACATAAAATTTGGTGATGTTTTTCGATCAGAAGAAGTCAGACTGGCATTCCTCGTTGGAGCTGGACTTCAG GCTTTCCAGCAGTTCATAGGTATAAACACAGTGATGTACTACAGCCCAACAATTGTTCAAATGGCTGGCTTCCGCTCTAATGAGGTGGCTCTTCTGCTGTCCCTTATAGTTGCTGCCATGAATGCCGCTGGAACAATTCTTGGCATATACCTAATAGACCACGCCGGGCGCAAGAAGTTGGCTCTTTCTAGCTTAGGAGGGGTATTTGCTTCTTTGATAATCTTGTCTGTGTCATTCCTAAACCAATCATCAAAAGAACTCTATGGATGGCTTGCAGTGTTGGGTTTAGTTCTGTACATTGCTTTTTTCGCCCCAGGGATGGGTCCTGTGCCATGGACTATGAACTCAGAGATATATCCTGAGGAATACAGAGGAATCTGTGGGGGCATGTCAGCCACTGTGTGTTGGGTTTCAAATTTGATTGTGTCTCAGAGCTTTCTTTCAGTTGCAGACGCCATTGGAACAGGTTCCACTTTCTTGATTCTTGCGGCCATTACAGTTTTTGCCTTTCTGTTTGTGCTGTTATATGTTCCAGAGACCAAAGGATTGACCTTTGATGAAGTGGAACTGATATGGAAGGAGAGAGCTCGGGGCCATAACGCTGACTCACAGACCCTTCTTGCTGAGGGAACTCAAAACTAA
- the LOC114192026 gene encoding inositol transporter 1-like, with product MTITTITHSIPGSSGYLDIYPERKVSVFKNPYIIGLTAVASIGGLLFGYDTGVISGALLYIKDDFEAVRHSNFLQETIVSMALAGAIVGAAAGGWINDAYGRKKATVIADVIFTLGAIVMAAAPDPYVLILGRFFVGLGVGIASVTAPVYIAELSPSEIRGALVSTNVLMITGGQFLSYLINLAFTQVPGTWRWMLGVSGVPAVVQFFLMLLLPESPRWLFIKNREEEAITVLAKIYDFARLEDEVNLLTTQSERDHQRGDNIRYRDVFKSKEIRLAFLAGAGLQAFQQFTGINTVMYYSPTIVQMAGFHSNELALLLSLIVAGMNAAGTVLGIYLIDHAGRRKLALFSLGGVIASLIILALSFLNQSSGSGLYGWLAVLGLVLYIGFFAPGMGTVPWTVNSEVYPEEYRGTCGGMSATVNWISNLIVAQSFLSVAAAVGTGPTFLIIAIIAVLAFVFVLVYVPETKGLTFDEVELLWKQRAWPNNPEYAQNLLHNANHS from the exons ATGACCATCACGACGATAACCCATTCCATTCCGGGAAGCTCAGGGTATCTGGACATATACCCAGAGAGGAAAGTCTCCGTCTTTAAAAACCCTTACATCATAGGACTCACTGCTGTCGCTAGCATTGGTGGGTTACTCTTTGGCTACGACACAG GTGTTATATCAGGGGCCCTTCTCTATATTAAAGATGATTTTGAGGCCGTCAGACACAGCAATTTTCTACAG GAAACAATTGTCAGCATGGCACTGGCGGGTGCGATTGTTGGGGCGGCAGCAGGTGGTTGGATTAATGATGCTTATGGAAGAAAGAAGGCAACCGTCATTGCAGATGTTATCTTTACCCTGGGAGCAATTGTCATGGCCGCTGCTCCAGATCCTTATGTTCTCATACTTGGCCGTTTTTTTGTTGGTTTGGGTGTGGGTATAGCTTCTGTTACTGCTCCTGTTTATATTGCAGAATTGTCACCTTCAGAAATAAGGGGAGCATTAGTAAGCACAAATGTGCTCATGATAACTGGTGGACAGTTTCTTTCCTATCTCATAAATCTTGCTTTTACACAG GTCCCAGGAACGTGGCGGTGGATGTTGGGAGTTTCAGGTGTGCCAGCAGTAGTTCAGTTTTTCCTTATGCTCTTACTGCCTGAATCACCCAGATGGCTCTTTATTAAG AATAGGGAAGAGGAAGCCATTACTGTGCTAGCTAAGATCTATGACTTTGCTCGTTTAGAGGATGAAGTTAATTTACTTACTACTCAGTCAGAGAGAGACCACCAAAGAGGTGATAATATCAGATATCGGGATGTTTTCAAATCAAAAGAAATTAGACTTGCATTCCTTGCTGGAGCCGGATTGCAG GCATTTCAGCAATTCACAGGCATCAACACAGTGATGTACTACAGCCCAACAATTGTCCAAATGGCCGGCTTTCACTCTAACGAGTTGGCTCTTCTCCTCTCTCTCATAGTTGCCGGCATGAATGCCGCCGGAACAGTTCTTGGCATTTACCTTATAGACCATGCAGGGCGGAGAAAACTGGCCCTGTTTAGCTTAGGAGGGGTAATAGCATCTCTGATCATCTTGGCCTTGTCATTCCTTAACCAATCATCTGGAAGTGGTTTGTATGGGTGGCTTGCAGTTCTTGGTTTGGTGCTATACATTGGTTTCTTCGCCCCAGGAATGGGAACTGTTCCTTGGACTGTTAACTCAGAAGTATACCCTGAAGAATACAGAGGGACATGTGGAGGCATGTCTGCTACTGTGAATTGGATCTCAAACCTAATTGTGGCACAGTCATTTCTATCGGTTGCTGCAGCTGTAGGCACTGGTCCTACATTCTTAATTATTGCTATTATTGCTGTTCTTGCCTTTGTGTTTGTGCTTGTCTATGTTCCTGAAACCAAGGGGTTGACGTTTGATGAAGTGGAGCTGTTATGGAAGCAGAGAGCTTGGCCCAACAACCCTGAATATGCTCAAAACCTTCTTCACAATGCAAATCATTCCTAG
- the LOC114191468 gene encoding uncharacterized protein LOC114191468 yields MEREGERERRVEKKGKKKKQVLLEGYVEEDLARSKSLSDEDLEELKGCLDLGFGFSYDEIPELCNTLPALELCYSMSQKFMDNSPPSPSPSQSQSPSPQSLSTSIANWKISSPGDHPEDVKARLKFWAQAVACTVKLCS; encoded by the coding sequence ATggaaagagaaggagaaagagagagaagggtGGAGAAgaaggggaagaagaagaagcaggtGCTGTTGGAAGGGTACGTGGAAGAGGATCTTGCAAGGAGCAAGAGTCTGTCGGACGAGGATCTGGAGGAGTTGAAGGGGTGTTTGGATCTGGGGTTTGGCTTCAGCTACGACGAGATTCCGGAGTTGTGCAATACCCTGCCGGCACTGGAATTGTGCTATTCCATGTCTCAGAAATTCATGGATAACTCGCCGCCTTCACCTTCGCCGTCGCAGTCGCAGTCGCCGTCGCCTCAATCGCTGTCGACATCGATTGCGAATTGGAAAATCTCGAGTCCCGGTGACCATCCGGAGGATGTGAAGGCGAGGCTGAAGTTCTGGGCGCAGGCCGTTGCGTGCACTGTGAAACTGTGCAGCTGA